In the genome of Triticum urartu cultivar G1812 chromosome 5, Tu2.1, whole genome shotgun sequence, one region contains:
- the LOC125508815 gene encoding jasmonate-induced oxygenase 4-like isoform X2: MAAAGEPAGAQDRRHLSQLLNQRTRKNISVCFTELLVGCVAIVAVGSRCAYVLHVKREATEKYACQLISLCQVLLKAMSSSLGLEEDYLHNAFGGSDGISATMRVNYYPRCPQPELTLGLSSHSDPGGITLLLTDDNVEGTQVRKGDTWVTVQPVPGSFLVNVGDQIQILSNGRYRSVEHRALVNSDKERFTIAFFCNPRGDLPVAPASELVGPGSPALYQEPVTFSDYRKYIRTKGPSGKTQVQSISSTMQPGPAA, from the exons ATGGCGGCGGCAGGGGAACCGGCGGGGGCTCAAGACCGGCGCCACCTCTCTCAACTACTTAATCAAAGGACGCGCAAGAAT ATAAGTGTTTGCTTCACAGAACTGCTTGTTGGATGTGTGGCCATCGTCGCTGTCGGCTCTAG ATGTGCCTACGTACTGCATGTGAAACG GGAAGCCACTGAGAAGTATGCATGCCAACTAATAAGTCTCTGTCAAGTCTTGCTCAAGGCTATGTCCAGTAGCTTAGGGTTGGAGGAGGACTACCTCCATAATGCTTTTGGTGGCAGTGATGGCATCTCGGCTACCATGCGTGTGAACTACTATCCAAGATGCCCACAGCCTGAGCTCACTCTTGGTCTCTCATCTCACTCTGACCCCGGTGGCATCACCTTGCTCCTCACTGATGATAACGTCGAGGGGACACAGGTACGCAAGGGAGACACATGGGTCACCGTGCAACCAGTCCCAGGTTCCTTCCTCGTAAACGTTGGTGATCAGATTCAG ATCCTGAGCAACGGGCGTTACAGGAGCGTGGAGCACCGCGCGCTGGTCAACTCGGACAAGGAGCGCTTCACCATCGCCTTCTTCTGCAACCCTCGAGGCGACCTCCCTGTCGCTCCGGCGAGCGAGCTCGTCGGCCCGGGGTCGCCGGCGCTGTACCAGGAGCCGGTCACCTTCAGCGACTACCGCAAGTACATACGCACCAAGGGCCCCAGCGGCAAGACGCAGGTGCAGTCCATCAGCAGCACCATGCAGCCAGGGCCTGCAGCTTGA
- the LOC125508815 gene encoding jasmonate-induced oxygenase 4-like isoform X1: MASNNLLDWPEPIVPVQTLSNSGMSSLPQQYIKPPSERPSGVTNDPNLSIPVIDLASFSNTPEHHQEMLKAIASACKNWGFFQLVNHDVDTEAVRRMRSAWREFFDLPMEEKKVHANLPVTYEGYGSRLGVEKGAILDWSDYYFLNLFPSDIRNLDKWPKIPTDLREATEKYACQLISLCQVLLKAMSSSLGLEEDYLHNAFGGSDGISATMRVNYYPRCPQPELTLGLSSHSDPGGITLLLTDDNVEGTQVRKGDTWVTVQPVPGSFLVNVGDQIQILSNGRYRSVEHRALVNSDKERFTIAFFCNPRGDLPVAPASELVGPGSPALYQEPVTFSDYRKYIRTKGPSGKTQVQSISSTMQPGPAA; the protein is encoded by the exons ATGGCAAGTAACAATCTGCTTGACTGGCCAGAACCCATTGTACCAGTGCAAACTCTTTCCAACTCTGGTATGAGCTCCTTGCCACAACAGTACATCAAGCCTCCATCTGAGCGTCCTAGTGGTGTCACAAATGACCCTAATCTCAGTATCCCAGTTATCGATCTTGCTAGCTTCTCTAATACCCCTGAACATCATCAAGAAATGCTAAAAGCAATAGCCTCTGCATGCAAGAACTGGGGTTTCTTCCAGTTAGTGAACCATGATGTGGACACGGAGGCTGTGAGGAGGATGAGAAGTGCATGGAGGGAGTTCTTTGACCTCCCCATGGAAGAGAAGAAGGTACATGCCAACTTACCGGTAACATATGAGGGGTATGGGAGCCGCCTTGGAGTTGAGAAAGGGGCAATCTTAGATTGGAGTGACTATTACTTCCTTAATCTCTTCCCAAGTGATATCAGAAACCTTGACAAGTGGCCAAAGATTCCTACTGACCTGAG GGAAGCCACTGAGAAGTATGCATGCCAACTAATAAGTCTCTGTCAAGTCTTGCTCAAGGCTATGTCCAGTAGCTTAGGGTTGGAGGAGGACTACCTCCATAATGCTTTTGGTGGCAGTGATGGCATCTCGGCTACCATGCGTGTGAACTACTATCCAAGATGCCCACAGCCTGAGCTCACTCTTGGTCTCTCATCTCACTCTGACCCCGGTGGCATCACCTTGCTCCTCACTGATGATAACGTCGAGGGGACACAGGTACGCAAGGGAGACACATGGGTCACCGTGCAACCAGTCCCAGGTTCCTTCCTCGTAAACGTTGGTGATCAGATTCAG ATCCTGAGCAACGGGCGTTACAGGAGCGTGGAGCACCGCGCGCTGGTCAACTCGGACAAGGAGCGCTTCACCATCGCCTTCTTCTGCAACCCTCGAGGCGACCTCCCTGTCGCTCCGGCGAGCGAGCTCGTCGGCCCGGGGTCGCCGGCGCTGTACCAGGAGCCGGTCACCTTCAGCGACTACCGCAAGTACATACGCACCAAGGGCCCCAGCGGCAAGACGCAGGTGCAGTCCATCAGCAGCACCATGCAGCCAGGGCCTGCAGCTTGA